The following proteins are encoded in a genomic region of Candidatus Paracaedibacteraceae bacterium:
- the secA gene encoding preprotein translocase subunit SecA has protein sequence MVSLLSKIFGSANDRVVKKYLKVVEKINDLESTYETMSDDELKAQTQRFKDRLINGETLDDILPEAFATVREASKRTLGMRHFDVQMVGGIVLHNGMITEMRTGEGKTLVATLPVYLNALTGKGVHVVTVNDYLASRDSAWNGKLYNYLGLSVGCIVHGMSDTQRRESYDSDVTYGTNHEFGFDYLRDNMKFRIDDMVMRPFNYAIVDEVDSIMIDEARTPLIISGAAEDSSDLYRSINLIIPKLSPEHYEKDEKQRSVTLNDAGIEKIEELLREENLIQGETLYDIHNISVVHHVNQALKAHVLFTRDVDYIVKNDKVIIIDEFTGRMMEGRRYSEGLHQALEAKEGVTIEMENQTLASITYQNFFRMYPKLSGMTGTAETEAPEFEEIYKLRTVVIPTNRPIARKDNDDEVYLTATEKYNAMIKQIKECQDRGQPVLVGTTSIEKSEMISKLLTTQKIKHQVLNARYHEQEAGIIADAGAPGSVTLATNMAGRGTDIKLGGNLEARIAREIHGLTDEKEIKKVIDTATKEIKELEEQVKAAGGLYVIGTERHESRRIDNQLRGRSGRQGDPGESKFYISLQDDLMRIFGSDRLDQMLRRLGVQEGEAISHAWISKALERAQQKVEARNFDIRKHLLRYDDVMNDQRKIIYEQRRELMQSHDISEMIEDMRGDVVEAIVHRHIPHDSLMEQWDLEGLASEIHRVFGITIDAKIWANEEGIAELEIINRIISAAKKHMAAKEEKYGAAMMRAAETNMVLRLLDKCWKDHLLTLDQLRQGINLRAYAQGNPLNEYKREAFVLFQGMLDALREETIGSLAHFEIDVPDVNILEQLLNPEPDFSGLEEQTPDWSGEPQMTDAEIVDIKQQKRSRKATDGDDQDSWGRVQRNAACPCGSGKKFKHCHGAIEATE, from the coding sequence ATAGTTTCTTTGCTCTCAAAAATTTTTGGATCCGCCAATGACCGCGTGGTTAAAAAATATCTAAAAGTAGTTGAAAAAATTAACGACCTAGAATCAACCTATGAGACCATGTCTGATGACGAACTAAAAGCTCAGACTCAAAGATTTAAAGATCGTCTTATCAACGGTGAAACTCTAGATGACATTTTACCCGAAGCCTTTGCCACTGTCCGCGAAGCATCTAAACGCACCCTCGGCATGCGACATTTTGACGTCCAGATGGTCGGTGGAATCGTTCTACACAACGGTATGATTACGGAAATGCGTACGGGTGAAGGGAAAACGTTGGTTGCAACTTTACCTGTCTATCTTAACGCGCTAACAGGCAAAGGTGTCCACGTTGTGACCGTTAACGATTACCTAGCATCCCGTGACTCTGCGTGGAATGGAAAACTTTACAACTATCTTGGCCTTTCTGTTGGTTGTATCGTTCACGGCATGTCAGACACCCAACGCCGTGAATCCTATGACAGTGATGTGACTTATGGAACCAATCATGAGTTTGGTTTTGACTACCTACGTGATAATATGAAATTCCGCATTGATGATATGGTTATGCGTCCATTCAACTATGCTATCGTTGACGAAGTTGACAGCATCATGATTGACGAAGCGCGCACGCCGTTAATCATTTCCGGTGCAGCCGAAGATTCATCTGACTTATACCGCAGCATCAATTTGATTATTCCAAAGCTATCGCCGGAACACTATGAAAAAGACGAAAAGCAACGCAGTGTCACGTTGAATGACGCCGGGATAGAGAAAATCGAAGAACTGCTGCGTGAGGAAAATCTGATCCAAGGTGAAACACTCTATGACATCCACAACATTAGTGTTGTCCACCACGTTAACCAAGCCTTGAAAGCTCATGTTCTCTTTACCCGTGACGTCGACTACATTGTCAAAAATGACAAAGTCATTATTATTGATGAATTCACGGGGCGTATGATGGAAGGTCGCCGTTATTCTGAAGGTCTACACCAAGCACTTGAGGCCAAAGAAGGTGTTACCATTGAGATGGAAAATCAAACTCTGGCTTCCATCACATACCAAAATTTCTTCCGCATGTATCCAAAACTATCAGGCATGACCGGAACCGCAGAAACTGAAGCACCCGAATTCGAAGAAATTTACAAACTACGCACCGTTGTGATCCCAACCAATCGCCCGATTGCAAGAAAAGATAACGATGACGAAGTTTACCTGACAGCCACCGAAAAATATAACGCCATGATTAAGCAAATCAAGGAATGCCAAGATCGTGGCCAACCTGTCCTTGTCGGGACAACCAGTATTGAAAAATCAGAAATGATATCTAAATTACTGACGACTCAGAAGATCAAACACCAAGTCTTGAACGCGCGCTATCACGAACAAGAAGCTGGCATTATCGCCGATGCCGGTGCGCCGGGTTCAGTGACTCTCGCAACTAACATGGCTGGTCGTGGTACAGACATTAAACTCGGCGGGAACCTCGAAGCGCGTATTGCCCGTGAAATTCACGGCTTGACGGACGAAAAAGAAATCAAAAAAGTCATTGATACAGCCACAAAAGAAATCAAGGAACTTGAAGAACAAGTCAAGGCCGCAGGCGGTCTATATGTCATTGGAACAGAACGTCATGAAAGCCGGCGCATTGACAATCAGTTAAGGGGTCGTTCCGGTCGTCAAGGTGATCCGGGAGAATCCAAGTTCTATATTTCATTACAAGACGACTTAATGCGCATTTTCGGGTCCGATCGCCTAGACCAAATGCTACGCCGTCTTGGGGTACAAGAAGGAGAAGCTATTTCTCATGCCTGGATTAGCAAAGCCTTAGAACGCGCACAACAAAAAGTGGAAGCACGCAACTTTGATATCCGCAAACATTTGCTCCGCTATGACGATGTTATGAATGATCAACGAAAAATCATTTATGAACAACGCCGCGAACTCATGCAAAGTCACGATATTTCTGAAATGATTGAAGACATGCGCGGTGATGTTGTTGAAGCGATTGTCCACCGTCATATTCCCCATGATTCACTGATGGAGCAATGGGATCTAGAAGGTCTGGCATCTGAAATCCATCGTGTATTTGGTATCACTATTGACGCTAAAATTTGGGCAAATGAAGAAGGTATTGCAGAACTTGAAATTATCAATCGTATTATCAGTGCAGCAAAAAAGCATATGGCTGCAAAAGAAGAGAAATATGGGGCAGCCATGATGCGAGCGGCGGAAACCAACATGGTTTTACGTCTTCTTGATAAATGCTGGAAGGACCACTTACTCACGCTCGATCAACTGCGTCAAGGAATTAACTTACGCGCTTACGCTCAAGGCAATCCATTGAATGAATACAAACGTGAAGCTTTCGTCCTATTTCAGGGCATGCTAGATGCGTTGCGTGAAGAAACAATTGGATCTTTGGCGCATTTCGAAATTGATGTCCCAGACGTCAATATTCTTGAGCAATTGCTTAATCCGGAACCAGATTTCTCGGGACTGGAAGAACAAACCCCGGATTGGTCGGGTGAGCCTCAAATGACCGATGCCGAAATCGTTGATATAAAACAGCAAAAACGGTCTCGCAAAGCAACTGATGGCGATGATCAAGACTCATGGGGACGCGTCCAGCGTAATGCAGCTTGTCCTTGTGGGTCTGGCAAGAAATTCAAGCACTGTCACGGTGCGATAGAAGCTACAGAGTAA
- a CDS encoding peptidyl-prolyl cis-trans isomerase, which yields MLKFSRLALITLSLGVSMQAMAETKDSTVVAKVDIDGKKKEITVGELKRRMKALPPQLQGESMDKIFDPLVQSSVDMAIVTHLAKKAGLDKDEEVKARIADCEEAMLQKAWLDKEIGKLQTDAELKKAYEELIKVMPDMDEVSFYQAIFRDKKKAEEFIKLVKAKSGDFDKALKEGQAKDADLKGGKADYVKVPELPPALGSALEGKKGGVLVDKPVEEKLGKESVFFVVKTIDRRAAKKPTFDEAKSDLKGLTMPKYAQEVIEKARKDFKIEKFDMDGKPVASEPKAAPAA from the coding sequence ATGTTAAAGTTTTCCCGCCTCGCACTTATTACACTCTCTTTGGGTGTTTCAATGCAAGCAATGGCTGAAACTAAAGATTCAACAGTGGTCGCTAAGGTTGATATCGATGGTAAGAAAAAAGAAATTACTGTTGGTGAATTGAAGCGTCGTATGAAAGCTTTGCCACCACAATTGCAAGGCGAATCCATGGACAAAATTTTTGATCCGTTAGTTCAAAGCTCAGTTGATATGGCGATTGTGACTCATTTGGCTAAGAAAGCTGGTCTAGACAAGGATGAAGAAGTCAAGGCGCGTATTGCTGACTGTGAAGAAGCGATGTTGCAAAAAGCATGGTTGGACAAGGAAATTGGTAAACTTCAAACAGATGCTGAATTGAAAAAGGCTTATGAAGAATTAATTAAAGTTATGCCTGATATGGATGAAGTCAGTTTCTACCAAGCAATTTTCCGCGATAAGAAAAAAGCAGAAGAATTCATTAAACTTGTCAAAGCAAAATCTGGTGATTTTGATAAAGCTTTGAAAGAAGGTCAGGCAAAAGATGCTGACCTAAAGGGCGGAAAAGCTGATTATGTTAAAGTTCCTGAATTGCCGCCAGCACTTGGTTCTGCTCTTGAAGGCAAAAAAGGTGGTGTTTTGGTTGACAAGCCAGTCGAAGAAAAGCTTGGAAAAGAATCTGTTTTCTTCGTTGTTAAAACAATTGATCGTCGTGCAGCCAAAAAACCAACGTTTGACGAAGCTAAGTCCGACCTTAAAGGTTTGACAATGCCGAAGTATGCTCAAGAAGTTATCGAAAAGGCTCGTAAAGACTTCAAAATTGAGAAGTTTGATATGGACGGTAAACCAGTTGCTTCTGAACCGAAAGCGGCGCCAGCTGCCTAA
- a CDS encoding TrkH family potassium uptake protein: protein MIAFRPVLYLLGMLLSTMAAAMLIPLIAELFVFKTDGWQEFAVAFFLTGALGSLLAMANRSTDKIELKVREAFLMTALCWIITPLFAALPIYWSDLNLTYLDSWFEAVSAITTTGSTIIAKLNSASKGVLLWRSILQWLGGTGIILMALIILPTLRIGGMQLFRSEFSDKSEKILPRVSQISSAITSIYVFFTVACFFSLYLAGMTPFDAICHAMSTVSTGGLSTKDASIAFYKSWVIEFIIIIFSILGSFTFVLFIRLWHGHAKAIAFDSQVQMFLRLISFFVVILFVWSWAHLGISPIKAFRESLFVVTSLATSSGFTTIDYTTWGAFPCLALLIVSIIGGCTGSTAGGLKVFRIQVLGHVALTHLRQLRRPHGVFIPLYQGQKIPESVSSSVLTFTTLYFFTAFCLAGVLTLFDLSIIDAFSASIAVLSNTGPGVTKLIGPSGSLASLDSGAKLSLMIGMTLGRLELLTIFVLLMPSFWKR from the coding sequence ATGATTGCATTTCGTCCTGTTCTATATTTGCTGGGAATGCTGTTGAGTACTATGGCAGCAGCGATGTTAATTCCCTTAATTGCTGAGCTATTTGTATTTAAGACAGACGGATGGCAAGAGTTTGCTGTTGCCTTCTTTCTAACCGGGGCTTTGGGTAGTCTACTTGCCATGGCTAATAGATCAACAGATAAAATTGAATTAAAAGTTCGTGAAGCGTTTTTGATGACGGCTTTATGTTGGATTATCACACCGTTATTTGCAGCATTACCAATATATTGGTCAGATCTTAATCTAACATATCTGGACTCTTGGTTTGAGGCTGTCTCTGCGATTACGACAACGGGCTCAACAATTATTGCCAAGCTAAACTCTGCTTCCAAAGGCGTGTTGTTATGGCGTTCTATCCTGCAATGGCTGGGTGGGACTGGGATTATTTTAATGGCTTTGATTATTTTGCCAACGTTGCGTATTGGCGGAATGCAGCTATTCCGTAGTGAGTTTTCCGATAAGTCTGAAAAGATTTTGCCGCGCGTATCGCAAATTAGTTCAGCCATCACATCAATTTATGTATTTTTTACTGTCGCTTGTTTTTTTTCGCTTTATTTGGCGGGGATGACACCATTTGATGCAATTTGCCATGCCATGTCTACAGTTTCTACGGGTGGTTTGTCGACAAAAGATGCGTCGATAGCTTTTTATAAATCATGGGTCATTGAATTTATCATTATTATTTTTTCGATCTTAGGAAGTTTTACCTTTGTTTTATTTATTCGACTTTGGCATGGACATGCTAAAGCGATTGCTTTTGATTCCCAAGTCCAAATGTTTCTAAGGTTAATCTCGTTTTTTGTTGTGATTCTTTTTGTCTGGAGTTGGGCTCATTTAGGTATTTCCCCTATAAAGGCTTTCCGTGAATCCCTTTTTGTTGTGACTTCCCTAGCGACATCTTCGGGGTTTACCACAATTGATTATACAACTTGGGGGGCGTTCCCTTGTTTAGCTTTATTGATTGTTAGTATTATTGGAGGATGCACAGGATCAACAGCAGGGGGGTTAAAAGTATTTAGAATACAGGTTTTGGGACATGTAGCTTTGACGCATTTGCGACAGTTGCGTCGTCCACACGGTGTATTTATTCCCTTGTATCAAGGGCAGAAAATTCCTGAATCTGTATCAAGTTCGGTGTTAACCTTTACAACATTGTATTTCTTTACAGCATTTTGTCTTGCTGGGGTTCTGACACTTTTTGATTTAAGCATAATTGATGCTTTCTCAGCTTCTATTGCTGTCTTGAGTAATACAGGTCCCGGTGTGACTAAACTTATTGGGCCATCAGGAAGTTTAGCGAGTTTAGATAGTGGTGCTAAACTGAGCTTAATGATTGGGATGACATTGGGGCGTCTTGAATTACTGACGATCTTTGTTCTTTTAATGCCGTCATTCTGGAAGCGTTAG
- the yacG gene encoding DNA gyrase inhibitor YacG has product MSCPICQKPSAPEYSPFCSKHCKNIDLLKWLNEDYKVPAEPVVLDEEES; this is encoded by the coding sequence ATGTCTTGTCCTATCTGTCAAAAACCATCTGCTCCTGAATACTCGCCATTTTGTTCCAAACACTGCAAAAACATAGATTTATTGAAGTGGTTAAATGAAGACTATAAAGTGCCTGCTGAACCAGTGGTTTTGGATGAAGAAGAATCATAA
- the rapZ gene encoding RNase adapter RapZ, which yields MSDKNTLPDLIFVTGMSGAGRSTALKVFEDLGYTIIDNLPQCLLVGLIDGLKNQRISLPLVLGMDVRAIGAEVESFLEIVDDLRGFYEVRLLYLGCQNDILMKRYNVSRHRHPYGVKSLAEGIQEERERLSPIKSAADHVIDTSVLSVVTLGRVLKNIFGRPTSPQLQIRIMSFSYRRGIPPEADMVLDARFLDNPHYEEHLQPLTGRDDPVAKFLTHDKSWSGVFSSIKNMLLPTLTGFKNSGRSYLTIACGCTGGQHRSVFMAEQIALYLKDLGETVFIEHREIDA from the coding sequence ATGTCCGATAAGAACACACTGCCGGATCTAATATTTGTAACGGGCATGTCTGGTGCCGGTCGATCAACAGCGCTTAAGGTCTTTGAAGACCTTGGATATACAATTATCGATAATCTCCCTCAATGTTTGCTTGTGGGGTTAATTGATGGTCTTAAAAACCAAAGGATTTCATTACCTCTAGTTTTAGGGATGGATGTGCGTGCTATTGGTGCAGAAGTAGAGAGTTTCTTGGAAATTGTTGATGATTTGCGTGGCTTTTATGAGGTTAGGCTTTTATATTTAGGCTGTCAGAATGACATTTTAATGAAGCGGTATAACGTATCACGGCATCGTCATCCTTATGGCGTAAAATCACTGGCTGAAGGAATCCAAGAAGAACGAGAGCGTTTAAGTCCGATTAAATCTGCAGCAGACCATGTAATTGACACATCTGTTCTTTCTGTTGTGACATTGGGGCGTGTCTTAAAAAATATCTTTGGTCGCCCGACGTCTCCTCAATTGCAGATTCGAATCATGTCATTTTCTTATCGCCGTGGTATTCCGCCCGAAGCTGATATGGTTTTAGATGCAAGATTTCTTGACAACCCGCATTACGAGGAACATTTGCAGCCATTAACGGGAAGGGACGATCCTGTAGCAAAATTTTTAACTCATGACAAATCATGGAGTGGTGTTTTTAGCTCTATCAAAAATATGCTTTTGCCAACATTAACAGGGTTCAAAAATTCAGGGCGTAGTTATCTAACAATTGCCTGCGGTTGTACTGGGGGCCAGCATCGATCCGTTTTTATGGCTGAACAAATTGCCTTATATCTGAAAGATCTGGGCGAGACTGTTTTTATAGAACATCGGGAGATTGACGCATGA
- a CDS encoding patatin-like phospholipase family protein translates to MYKSIPSAAKAEKKNGKKKVSVALQGGGSHGAFSWGVMDRLLEDGRFEIEGLTGTSAGGMNAVAIAQGLMKGGNQAARDELKAFWQKISDSGKNSPLNHRGPIDKALGKYTMYHSPGFVIFDYLSRMFSPYELNPLQIDPLKDVIASSFDFDALRKFKGVKVYLCATHVQTGKLRIFGLDEMKIEALQATACLPTIHNAVKVDGEYYWDGGFIGNPVFFPLIYDCESPDIILIQLNPTVREKIPTTAREIGDRLNEITNNASVVREMRAISFISDLIDDGKLDPKETKRVFMHLIEDEDTFTDLGWSSKLNTEWDFFMHLFEKGRAAADKWIKENYEHVGKKTTAPLREHFVGEKWRKK, encoded by the coding sequence ATGTATAAAAGTATTCCATCAGCAGCCAAAGCTGAAAAAAAGAATGGTAAAAAGAAGGTATCGGTTGCTCTTCAAGGGGGAGGATCTCATGGGGCTTTTTCATGGGGGGTTATGGATCGTCTATTGGAAGATGGTCGTTTTGAAATTGAAGGGTTGACTGGAACCAGCGCGGGTGGAATGAATGCTGTTGCTATTGCCCAAGGATTAATGAAGGGTGGAAACCAAGCTGCTCGTGATGAACTAAAAGCTTTCTGGCAAAAAATTAGTGATTCCGGTAAAAACAGCCCGTTGAATCATCGTGGTCCTATTGATAAAGCTCTTGGTAAATATACGATGTATCATTCACCAGGATTTGTGATTTTCGATTATCTGAGTCGTATGTTTTCTCCTTATGAATTGAATCCATTACAAATTGATCCACTTAAGGATGTTATTGCGAGCTCATTTGATTTTGATGCTCTTCGTAAGTTTAAAGGGGTAAAAGTTTATTTGTGTGCAACCCACGTGCAGACCGGAAAGCTTAGAATTTTTGGTTTGGATGAAATGAAAATTGAAGCATTACAAGCAACAGCTTGTCTACCAACGATTCATAATGCTGTTAAAGTGGATGGTGAATATTATTGGGATGGTGGTTTCATTGGCAATCCGGTCTTCTTCCCGTTAATTTATGATTGTGAAAGCCCAGATATTATTTTGATTCAATTGAATCCAACAGTACGCGAGAAGATCCCAACAACAGCTCGTGAGATTGGTGATCGTTTGAATGAAATAACCAATAACGCATCGGTTGTTCGTGAAATGCGCGCTATTTCGTTTATCTCTGATTTAATCGATGATGGTAAGTTAGATCCGAAAGAAACAAAGCGTGTCTTTATGCACTTGATTGAAGATGAAGATACCTTTACGGATTTAGGATGGTCAAGCAAATTAAACACCGAATGGGATTTCTTTATGCACTTGTTTGAAAAAGGTCGCGCTGCTGCTGATAAGTGGATCAAAGAAAACTACGAACATGTTGGTAAGAAAACAACGGCGCCATTACGAGAACACTTTGTTGGTGAGAAATGGCGTAAAAAATAA
- a CDS encoding polyhydroxyalkanoate depolymerase, with amino-acid sequence MLYHLNEIKNAAMMPAKVWSDAMGLFASAMPQEADAYSSILSATSEMIGRSTMAFDRPEFGLQSTIRNDEVLSIVERNVLHKPFCSLKLFERHNKNGRAYQKDPNVLICAPLSGHFATLLRDTVRGMLPYHNVYVTDWENARDVPLKEGNFNFQNYVDYLLDFMRYLGRDTHVIAVCQPSVPVLAAVSLLAEYNEPSQPRTMTLMGGPIDTRINPGPVNDFSEEHSMLWYKNNLITKIPSGYAGSGREVCPGFLILQGFMSLNVKRHRDAHMELFTKLIKGDREGADAHKRFYDEYRAVLDMPGDYYLDSIRIAFKDHLLPKGLLNWRGYLVRPDKIKKTALMTVEGELDEISCPGQTLAAHGLCSNLPDSLRSHYVQVGTGHYGIFNGRRWREEIQPLIHCFIREHNGTKLF; translated from the coding sequence ATGCTGTATCATTTAAATGAAATAAAAAACGCTGCGATGATGCCAGCAAAAGTCTGGTCAGATGCTATGGGATTGTTCGCATCTGCAATGCCGCAAGAGGCTGATGCGTATTCCTCAATCTTATCTGCAACATCTGAAATGATTGGTCGATCAACAATGGCGTTTGATCGGCCGGAATTTGGCTTGCAAAGTACAATTCGTAATGATGAAGTGCTTTCTATTGTTGAAAGAAACGTCCTTCATAAACCATTTTGTTCTTTGAAATTGTTTGAGCGCCATAATAAAAATGGCCGAGCGTATCAAAAAGATCCTAACGTGTTAATTTGTGCACCATTATCAGGACATTTTGCGACGCTGTTAAGGGATACAGTGCGCGGGATGCTACCCTATCATAATGTTTATGTTACTGATTGGGAAAATGCGCGGGATGTACCCTTAAAAGAAGGAAATTTCAATTTTCAGAATTATGTCGATTATTTGCTTGATTTTATGCGCTATTTGGGGCGGGATACCCATGTTATTGCGGTATGCCAACCCTCGGTTCCTGTATTAGCGGCAGTCTCTTTGCTGGCCGAGTACAATGAGCCAAGTCAGCCCAGAACCATGACTCTTATGGGAGGGCCGATTGATACACGCATTAATCCAGGCCCGGTTAATGATTTTTCAGAAGAGCATTCTATGCTGTGGTATAAAAACAATTTAATCACCAAAATCCCCTCTGGTTATGCGGGCTCGGGACGCGAAGTTTGTCCTGGTTTTTTGATTCTTCAAGGGTTTATGAGCTTAAATGTAAAACGTCATCGTGACGCCCATATGGAACTTTTTACTAAGTTGATTAAAGGCGATCGAGAAGGGGCCGATGCTCATAAACGATTTTACGATGAATATAGAGCAGTCCTTGATATGCCGGGTGATTATTATTTGGATAGTATTCGCATTGCTTTTAAGGATCATCTGTTGCCCAAGGGATTATTAAATTGGCGTGGCTATCTCGTGAGACCAGATAAGATTAAGAAAACAGCGTTAATGACTGTTGAAGGTGAACTTGATGAGATTTCATGTCCGGGGCAAACACTTGCAGCTCATGGGTTGTGTTCTAATTTGCCGGACAGTTTACGTAGTCATTATGTTCAAGTTGGTACAGGACATTATGGTATTTTCAACGGAAGACGGTGGCGTGAAGAAATTCAGCCTCTGATTCATTGCTTTATAAGGGAACACAATGGGACAAAGTTGTTTTGA
- a CDS encoding copper chaperone PCu(A)C has product MLKTILLSTFLTSIALADCCNDTAPKVSIENPIIRPAQKGRNTGVYMSVKLPCKKATDTLLNAECELATSTELHDHIHENGIMKMRPVTNVEIKNGEVVFKPGSLHVMLMGLKQDLKEGETIKIRLNFEKAGAVDVDYTVKVPA; this is encoded by the coding sequence ATGCTAAAAACAATTTTACTATCCACTTTTTTAACAAGCATAGCTCTTGCTGATTGCTGTAACGACACAGCGCCCAAAGTTTCCATCGAGAACCCCATTATTCGCCCTGCCCAAAAAGGTAGAAATACAGGCGTCTACATGTCCGTTAAACTCCCCTGTAAAAAAGCAACTGATACGCTTCTTAATGCTGAATGTGAATTGGCAACATCAACAGAGCTTCACGATCACATTCATGAAAATGGCATTATGAAAATGCGCCCTGTGACAAATGTTGAAATTAAAAATGGCGAAGTTGTTTTCAAACCCGGCAGCCTGCATGTCATGTTAATGGGACTAAAACAGGATCTCAAAGAGGGTGAAACTATTAAAATCCGCCTAAATTTTGAAAAAGCAGGTGCTGTGGACGTCGACTATACTGTCAAGGTGCCCGCATAA
- a CDS encoding MBL fold metallo-hydrolase, whose translation MVDVVFHGTRGSFPVHSAYHFKYGGHTSCVSIVTKKRWVILDAGTGMIDAGKIAQSHNFQNCHVLLSHLHLDHIVGLPSFAPLWSPNFTLNIYSCAVNPLKQIRTIVSPPYFPVDWKDIPATKNITNFHSGETLTADLDCHVDTISLSHPGGSCGYRLRFDNHRICYITDTDLPKTLREKLTKFIKNCDLLIFDSTYCDSEYGPVSDFGHSTWQMACNLAKEANVKLLALFHHAPNHTDDFIDKLEEEAKKIFPRVFAARCGQTLTLPE comes from the coding sequence ATGGTTGATGTCGTATTTCATGGTACAAGGGGAAGTTTCCCCGTACACAGCGCCTATCACTTTAAATACGGTGGTCACACAAGCTGTGTTAGTATCGTCACAAAAAAACGATGGGTAATTCTTGATGCAGGGACAGGTATGATTGATGCCGGGAAAATTGCCCAAAGCCATAATTTTCAAAATTGCCATGTCCTCTTAAGCCATCTTCATCTTGATCATATTGTCGGCCTTCCCTCATTCGCACCGCTATGGTCACCTAATTTTACCCTTAATATTTACTCTTGCGCAGTTAATCCGCTAAAACAAATTAGAACCATCGTGTCACCACCATACTTTCCTGTTGATTGGAAAGATATCCCTGCAACAAAAAATATAACGAACTTCCATTCTGGTGAAACCCTAACAGCGGATCTGGATTGTCATGTTGACACAATCTCACTGTCACACCCGGGCGGGAGTTGTGGCTATCGTCTGCGTTTCGACAACCACAGAATCTGCTATATAACAGATACAGATTTGCCAAAAACCTTAAGAGAAAAGTTGACTAAATTCATTAAAAACTGTGATCTCCTTATTTTTGATAGCACCTATTGCGACAGCGAATATGGCCCTGTTTCAGACTTCGGTCATTCAACATGGCAAATGGCTTGTAATCTTGCAAAAGAAGCCAATGTTAAGCTTTTGGCCCTATTCCATCACGCCCCCAACCATACAGATGATTTTATTGACAAACTTGAGGAAGAAGCTAAGAAAATTTTCCCACGAGTCTTTGCAGCGCGATGCGGACAAACCCTAACGCTTCCAGAATGA